Sequence from the Dysidea avara chromosome 5, odDysAvar1.4, whole genome shotgun sequence genome:
TACCATCAACGAGAGAAACTAGATCATACCATCCATTGCATCTCATAATTCCATCATCATCCACCAGATCATATCAGAGTAGCTACTTctcaagaactgttaaagaatggaacaccttgcctGTTAGCATCATTGAAACGTCTGATCCAGATTcgttcacatcacttttacaatcatattaccacactagtactagcttgtaattagttgaacaattggtttactgtatgttaagttagaactgtttttttttgttgttttttttttcctgagcataccagcagggctgactgctcagtacaaataaataaaatagcATTCAACTAGAGACACATGCAAAGCTATGTTTTCGAAAACGTAAACAACCAAGGAAGCTGAAGCCAAGAGCTAAACATCCTGTTAAGCTACATATTTGGGGTGGCATTTCTTGTCGCggtgccacaaaattattatgtTTTCAGGCATCATGAATGCTGAGAGACTTGGCCAGATTCTTGAAGCTGGCCTATTGCCATTTATTAGAGATAAATTTCCTGATGGTCATCGTCTATATCACAATAATGACCCTAAACATGCCAGTGGTCATATTGAGAAGTTTTTCTCCAGAAATcatgtaaaatggtggcctaTGCCACCTGAATCCCCAGACCGCAACCCAATACAGCTGATCTGGAGATCACTTAAACAGTATTTGCGTCAATCTTACAAGCATTACTGAATTAAAGAATGGCATACGGATGTTTTGGAACACTTTGCCACCTGACATATGTCGaataggcaccggcctattatgcccaacattttacctattatgcatTTGAGCATTGcccaaaaattaagcctattatgctcaaaattatgctttcaataTCAAGATtgtgctctagaactgactgttttattagagtatatcagcctttcctgactgctctattagagtaagtgactgctctattagagtatctcgatcttatttctgcagtgtgaataaccaacaaagaaacggattaataagttatattacatgtttttaaatatgaaatgcactaataatactattggtaGTGAATATTTGCcttctttcaggcgcgcgtattgcgcatttaattaatttttcaaacatcgtccgcttgatgcttttggtcacctcttatgctttaaattatgctggcataatcggccagTGCCTAATGTCAAAAATACATACAGCACCTGAAGAAGGTGATCCCCAAGATTGTCGCAGTAAATGGACAATCTACTGCGACAATCTTGGGGATTAATTACTGCGACAATCTTGGGGATCACCACCTTTCTGTCTCCATCTGAGCCATGGTACTGAAAAAGTTTTCCACCCTATAAATGCCACCCTTAGTGGATCTAAGGCCGGCTTTTTTTCTCCGTCAACAGTTGATCCGTTAACATTGGAATTAATGAGAGTGTCTTCATCAAATAGTTTAATGCGACCTCCCGAGCGAATGACCAACTGTTTTGAGTTTTAATGAATACTGTGAGCAATTCATCTGTGCTAAGGTATTTCTCTGTTCTCTCAATTTCAGTATCATGCTAGAATTGATTTAATGATTACATGTAACCGCTGTAATATAGTATATCTCACTTCATCATTGTTGGTTGCTTCCTCATTCGTTGTGCTTGTGTTAACAACACTGTCACTGGCTGTAGTAGTAGTGACTGTAATAACACTGCCAGGAGCAGTGATAACATCATCAGGGGCTGTAGCAGTACTAGTGGTGATGTCAAAGGCTGCAGTAAATACAAAACAACTGAAAATGCTTTAGCTACCTAGGAAGAGACACTTACAATCTGTCACATTTTGATACAAATGTGTGGAATTCACATGGCTTCCAGGTGTAGCATTTGTAGCACCTGATGGAACCATGATGGTGTGCAGTTGCTTTGCCATTTGGGTTGAAATGTCTTTAAATTGCCCCGCCATCCAAGTTTTCTGTAATGTATTCTAGTGAAATACATACCATGAACAAATCACTGTTCTTTACCTGCTCTTCGAGCTTTGCCACAATTGTAGCCTTTAAGTCTTCTTGCTGTAAGGACATTCAACAATAGGTCAACATCATACATGGATAAAAGACTAAAACAGACAGTGTTATTTGTTTTGGATTAAAAGTTACAAGATCAAAAGCT
This genomic interval carries:
- the LOC136255232 gene encoding uncharacterized protein, translated to MSLQQEDLKATIVAKLEEQKTWMAGQFKDISTQMAKQLHTIMVPSGATNATPGSHVNSTHLYQNVTDSFDITTSTATAPDDVITAPGSVITVTTTTASDSVVNTSTTNEEATNNDEHDTEIERTEKYLSTDELLTVFIKTQNSWSFAREVALNYLMKTLSLIPMLTDQLLTEKKSRP